The Lineus longissimus chromosome 2, tnLinLong1.2, whole genome shotgun sequence genome window below encodes:
- the LOC135483518 gene encoding uncharacterized protein LOC135483518 → MTIMAVLRHSIKSILVYVLCVFYAKAETTKIPTQFPNSSSTTFSSSTSDDLTRPVSVHSTTTTEQSYSPTDTPITSTNSTAPEAEGIEYKPWEVFGVILLLALIAIGICAGIVIKKRRRRENRAKRLKDEPSVHYTSKWNRKNTADPPTKIFSSPVFVDPSSQTVREGSERCPSEDSVISSEVGEIRMKEDELSPSLNTIRSDDNIQGIGGACNVQNDVKESIYDVPPVHHVDTAKLVD, encoded by the exons atgactataatggctgtcCTGAGACATTCTATTAAATCAATTCTTGTTTACGTTCTGTGTGTCTTCTACGCCAAGGCAGAAACAACGAAGATACCAACCC AATTTCCCAACAGTTCTTCAACCACCTTTTCATCATCGACATCTGATGATCTAACAAGACCAGTCTCTGTCCATTCAACCACTACCACAGAACAATCATATTCGCCTACGGACACCCCGATCACATCCACCAACTCAACTGCTCCCGAGGCAGAGGGAATCGAATACAAACCATGGGAAGTGTTCGGCGTCATTCTGCTATTGGCGCTCATTGCCATAGGAATATGCGCGGGAATAGTTATCAAGAAGCGAAG gcGACGGGAGAACCGGGCGAAGCGCCTAAAAGATGAACCGTCAGTTCACTATACGTCCAAGTGGAATAGAAAGAACACAGCAGATCCTCCAACGAAGATATTCTCATCACCAGTTTTCGTCGACCCCTCTTCTCAAACTGTGCGCGAGGGGAGCGAGCGGTGCCCTTCAGAGGACTCCGTAATCTCATCAGAAGTGGGCGAAATCCGTATGAAAGAAGATGAACTATCGCCATCTTTGAATACTATCCGCAGCGACGACAACATACAAGGCATTGGTGGTGCTTGTAATGTGCAAAACGACGTGAAGGAATCAATTTATGACGTTCCGCCCGTTCATCATGTCGACACCGCAAAGCTAGTAGACTGA